The Camelina sativa cultivar DH55 chromosome 14, Cs, whole genome shotgun sequence genome includes a window with the following:
- the LOC109128681 gene encoding uncharacterized protein LOC109128681: MCLACRQLRPVGAGYFQAGTNLSVADEWRERMEDLFQSLRCPDQYWELNAEFSRLVVYTGRALESESTQEKYALEVLKHFNMEKCNVVYNPMVPRSKLDVDEEGEKVDDTLYKQIIGSLMYLTTTRPNMQFTISLLSRYMAKPTQLHLQAAKRVLRNLRGTMDYGIWYKQEGTGEVWVYTASNFAGDADSRKSTSDEAVVAWLSKKQPIITLFTTEAEYVTTSVCACQAIWFKRVFKEVEYGEESTIIMYENTSTIKLSKYPVFY; encoded by the exons ATGTGCTTGGCTTGTAGGCAG TTACGACCTGTTGGTGCGGGATACTTCCAAGCAGGCACGAATctgagtgtagcggatgagtggagagagcggatggaagATTTGTTCCAGTCGCTTCGGTGTCCCGACCAGTATTGG GAGCTGAacgcagagttcagtcggcttgtggtgTATACAGGTCGGGCTTTGGAATCAGAGTCGACTCAG GAAAAGTATGCTCTTGAAGTGCTGAAGCATTTCAACATGGAGAAGTGCAATGTAGTCTACAATCCAATGGTGCCTAGAAGTAAACTTGATGTggatgaagaaggagagaaggtAGATGATACTCTCTACAAACAGATAATTGGAAGTCTCATGTATCTCACCACCACGAGACCTAATATGCAATTCACTATAAGTCTTTTAAGTCGGTACATGGCTAAGCCTACTCAATTACATCTGCAAGCAGCTAAGAGAGTACTGAGAAACTTGAGAGGTACTATGGATTATGGAATTTGGTACAAACAGGAAGGAACTGGAGAGGTTTGGGTTTACACTGCTAGTAATTTTGCTGGAGATGCCGACAGTAGAAAGAGCACATCAGATGAAGCAGTTGTTGCTTGGTTGTCAAAGAAACAACCTATCATTACACTCTTTACAACTGAAGCAGAGTATGTAACAACATCAGTATGTGCGTGCCAAGCTATTTGGTTCAAGAGGGTCTTTAAGGAAGTGGAATATGGAGAAGAAAGCACTATCATCATGTATGAAAACACGTCGACGATCAAGTTATCGAAATATCCAGTCTTTTATTGA